ATTTATTTCTTTGGTGATAAGTGCAATTATGAATTATGAGAAGTGGCTTACAGTCTGGCTCACTGGGATTGTGTGCAATGTCATCTGTACATTAAAGTGCAAGTAGCTAAACCTTACTAAAACAGAGCAAGATCCATGTACACAATACCAAAAATAACTCGTGTAGAAAATACTAATTATCttgcacattttcataaaaaGACCATTGTTGCTAGTTGATGTCAAAATATAATGCTGATCAATTTTGAATACAGGGGCATTAAACAGTGCTTTCATAAACTGCATTTTCAGGAACAGTTTTAGTCTTAAGGCTCAATTCAATCATTGGTGTTCAAGTATAAAAAAGCATCACAGATGACGTTTGTGAGATTTTTTGACCGCTCTTGCAGCCTCACCTTAGTCACACAGGGGCCTATTCTCATGGAAATAAGGTTTTCACCTCTTAATCAAATCCCCTTGGCTTCCAGTgtgtggtgcattgtgggtaatttGTAATCTCCATTCTGTCCAGTTAGTCCCCTCAGTCCTCTGCCTCCTCTTCATCTGTCCTTTTGGATTTGAGCCGCTGGAAACAGTGGATAGTGGAGGCCAGAAAGAAACTGGCAATAATGGCTGCCACTGAAATACAAATTCCAGAAAAAATGACTATGAGATAATCAGTGAGAGTCAGCAATCCCCGACACTCGCGGAAACTGTCCTCAGAAAGCACACTGAGGGACACTTGCCGCCCGTCCCCTGGAAGAGAGCACTCCATACCCTCTAACCCTGGAACAGAGAAAGACGGAGAGGGGAACAATTATTATTGAACATATATACAATCTCAGAGAAGACCATGTGGTGATTTGTTTTTCACAACttcacttttttgtatttttttttttgtactagaaAGTATGTTTTTCTAATTGCTTATAAGTAAGAAAAAAATGAGATTTCTCATTATATGATGGCTTTAGTTGAAATGGCTTGATAGAAAGGACACAGTGAATCTTTTGGTGAAGAGTCCATGGAACATTCAGTTTAGTCTCATGATCAGTGTTCAGTTACCGGACCAGCTCACATGTCAGGTCACTAATGTCACCAGCAACCTCAGCTGCACAATATCATGAACAAACATTATCTAAGCCTGCGGTCAACAAGATAATACTAAACAagattaaaaaatacttttattcatcaaggatttatcatattgatcaaaagtgacagtaaattttacatttatgattttacaaaatatttatatttcaaataaatgctgttcttttgaacttttcattcatcaaagaatcctgaaaaaacagTATAAATAGCTGCTGATTCCTAATTCAAaggaataaatcatatttcaagagaataaattacatttaaaaatatattcaaatagaacacACTCTTATTGCAGTAATTTTGACCAAAGAAAGCATATTTGGTAagcagaaactaaaaaaaaaaaaataataaattcttttaaatgtaaaagttaagTTCATCTGTTTTTTCATCTGTTTCGGTTTATTTTATCccatttaatttctgttttgttcAGGTCTTTAAAGGCCATTTGATGGTCACATATCCAGACAGTGTTTCACTTCAAAGGATAATAAATGAGCAAGCAGacttcattaacacacacacaaaacccaaGGCTATACACTCCAACTGAACATGTGCACTAGCGCTCAATGCCATTACATTCAAGTGcctttctgatatatatatatttttttcatatagcaATAACACAGAGAAGAGCTGCAACTATGACTCAGAAAACTCCTGTTACATAATGGCAAAATAAGATGTGAGATGGGATGCTTTCTAATTTCTTTATGGGAAATGTTTGTGAAATTTTCCTCGTTGGTGTGTATTTTGATTTTCACAGAGGGAGGTTTAATCTCCTTTCAGCTGTGTGATCAGCGGACACCAGATGACAGATTTGAAGCGGAACATCGCCTACATAATACAGCCacgctgacagacagacacaacaGAGCGGCAGAGCTCCAGAGCCCCATCTCTCCTCTAATTGCCTAACGCTGTGTATTTTTGAGCGGAAATAATTAGAAACGGAATTCTCGTCAGTATATAACCCTCCGTGTCATAACACAATGCCACCATGCTTGTTCATGTCATTGGCCAAAGTCAGTTGACATCATCATCAAACGTGTGAGGCAGTACGTGCGGATGAGTCACTCCATCCAGAAGGGCTTTTCCACACGCAGGGGATTCATCGACCTCAGCCTCCTTTGTTTGGTCTGTCACGTGGCCGTTTGCACAGCTCTACGAGCTCATCTAATGTTTTTCTCATGCCAGAGCTTCAGTGTTTTTACACTGGAGATCCCCTGGAGCGAAAATCTCAATTCGccaacacacacgcacatgcttTTATCCATTTAGAAAATTCTCACAGCAGCCACAAGCTCAGTCAGCCGACTAGTGTTGTCTAGCCTGCTGTCACCACATATGTGTAGCACGAGGAAGACACTGCCATGTTCTTATGTTTGCatcagtgaaattaatcaaagcTGTGTCTTTGTAGTGTAATGCAGCTGAATATATGAATCCCATTAGGTCTCTCTTTTCAGATTACACTGATTTCATTCAATACATTTGATTGATGTGCTAAAAATCCTGTAGACTTAATTACAGAGTGCATGCATTATCTTGTGATAAATACATGGCTTGTTGGCATAATGGTGACATATTGTGACGTAGTAACCTCTCAGGCTCTGTCTGTTGACCTTTGAGGGTTGTTTAAAAGAGTTTTACATGCACCTATCACATATATGTATTCCACTTAACATGCTTTGTTTATCCTCAACACTGTTTTTGGTGGAAATCTTGGTTCTTGCCCTTAAAAGACTGAATATCCATTTACCAGGCAACTGAAAGTGTGCCAGAAGTGTGCTATCATCAGTATCAGTTTCAGTGTTGGGTTGAATAATGGATGTAATGTGTTCATCCATCCCCAGGTGCCAGGGAGTTTAAACTAGTGGTCCAAATTAACGATCTAAATGAAAGACTGCATTATGGTGGATTCATACAGTTTTTCacacaatattttaaatagtgtCAGTTTTGTTTCTTGAGTTACAATTAAAACAATCTAACCACTGGCATTTATGCTGCTATGCAACACCAAGGTCAGTTTAATTGCCAGGAAAGAATGATAAAATGCACATCTTGAATACTATGTAAATTGTGGTAACCATGTCtgtcaaatgtaaataaatgctaGATATCTGGAACATCTTGACACATTCTAAacaatttggacttctctggACCTTTTCTGTATTTGTTAATCAATGCTGAATGTAATAGCACTGAatttaaatgaacttaaatgTTGCAATGAAATGAGGAAATTATACAGAGGAAGTGAGGTTCATAAAAGACTGTGCAAGGTTAGCATACATTTGTGAACGGGTGAAAGGGTTTTGTTTACAAATACAACTGACCTTCATTGTCTCTGTTGACAAAGGAACAGACACCctgttcatgttaaattaatgggtacagttaatattattattctggAGATGGACTAATTAAATGTTGATGTGATttagaagttacaaatgatgtctGATAGGATCTCAGTCTCATGCTTCAAATCGTAAGCaacaaaaatagtcaaatatacTTCAAAATCTCTGAGGATTAACCAAATCTTTCTCTGAATATGGAGTTTAATCCAATCAGAAGGATTCACACCTACTGTATGATGATAACTATGATTCGTGATAAGGGATAACTATGATAAGTAATGATTCTcaaatgttgttaaaaatatGTGAATTTAGACTTCAAATTAtagtttttggttttgtttcCAACATTAACAATGTaccatttaatcttttttttttagtagtttttactaagaaagatatttatttattttattatatatagagagagaaagaggtttGGTTTGGTTGTGTAACAAAGCTACTACACATGCTCCCAGCACTTGGTATATAAATGTGCAACCAAAAcccaaactaaatattttatattgaatcTAACTTGCTTATATGTTCGTAACTTGCGACCTATACATTACTCTAAAATAGACAAAGGGAGAGAAAAGTGACTTGTACTTCTAAGGGACAGAGAggatcatgcatatatatatatatatatatatatatatatatatatatatatatatatatatatatatatatatatttgatgtagCTGTGGAGCTAGTGATAAGTGACCTATAATGACAAATGGATACTGTATTCAAGAGGGTACAGTACATTTCCCTCAATTTCTTCCTTTAGTTACCACTCAAATGAATGTCGACAAAGAGGAcaagacatgaaaaaaaataagggAACATGTTGTGTGGCATCTGTTTCATGAATTATGCACAAGAACATTTGGCATATTCTAGCAATCACCTATGGTGTTTCAACCTCTTAGTCTTGGTTTGAAAATATTCTCATGCAGCTAAATACAAGATGCAGTGGAGGCATGTAATACAAAAGTGTTATCATTTGAAATTTGACTTTCGATTTAGATATTCAAGACATTAATAAGTTGAATTACTAGCCCATCATGCTAATGTGATGAGTCAAAATAGTTAAGTCTCTGCTGTAAGCAACTAGTGGGTTGTGAAGCATATCTATCCTTAAACAAAATCAGTCTACCCATATGTACGCCCTAGTCAGAAAGTAGATCATAAGCATCAACAGTTCTCACCCTCAGTGTTATTTACACTTTCAAAGTTGAATGACCACAGACTTTTCGGTGAAATGAAATGCATGACATTATTTAATACAGGTCGGGAAAGCAAGATTTAAGCAGCTTACCAGTTGGGAGCTTGTGACGATTCTCCAACAACCAAAGAAACAGTTTGGCAAAGTTGCAATTGCACACCCAGGGGTTCCCTTCTAAGCGTATCACCCGTAAAGAAGGCAATTGGTTCAACACCTCGATGTCCAGGCCAGAGAGGGAATTCCTCTCAAGCTCGAGCTCTCGTAAGGAGGTGAGGCCTGCAAATGCGTCCTTGCTGACCATATTCAAATAAGGATTGTTCCCGAGACGAAGCTTGATCAAACTATGGGACTCACCGAAGGTTCCCGAGGGGATCTCAGTCAAGTTGTTGCTCCCCAGGTCCAGATAGACCAGTCTGGAGGATGTGCACAGAGTCCCAGGCTCCAGCTTTGTTAGGGAGTTATTCCTCAGATCCAGGTAGACCAAATCACTGTAGAGAACCAGGAAATCAGAAGGGATCCAGGGAATCCAGTTGTTAGACAGAAGTAGTCTCCGTACATCCAAAGGGATGGAGTCTGGAAGACGGGTGAGCCCTTGACTTGTGCAGTCCACGGTGTGATGGTCTGGACACAAGCAGCTGGATGGGCAGTTGTACCCCCAAGATAACAAGGTAGAGGATAGCAAGGCAAGGAAAGGCTGAAACCAGCGAACACATGAGAACATTGTCAAGAGGGTGCGAGGTGAAGGGGAGATTGGGGGGATTGAGAGAGGGAGGTCTGGAGAGGAATAGAGGAGAGGGGATGGGGTAAAGGGACGGGGCGAGATACTAGGAAAGGGGACAGGGGTGCATCAGGAGATGACAGGAGTCAGGGTTGTCGCGAAGGCATCTTTCCTTGTCTTCTAGATTGCAATCTACAAAGGCTCGAGCAGCAGCAAGCGGCTAAAAAGACACGGAGCTCTGTTTTCCACAAGATCATATAGCAGGCGGAGTGGGTCGTGTGGCAGCCCTCTGGCTCCGAGCATGAaaagggaggagagagagagagcgatcgAGAGAatacagggaagagagagagagaccacgcAATGCAAGGGATTAGCAGAGAGGTAAACAGAGACGAGTGAACCAGAGACTGGGAAGCGCTGGGGGCATGGAGAGGGGAGGGGAGTGTGAGGACGGAAGGGGAGGTGTAGCCTACTTGGTTTACCCACAGTCAAAAGGGAATTCTGATTCTTTAATTCAAACATACACTATGTGCTGATCCGTATCTTGGTCCTTATGCTTCTGCTCTTGATTGTGTGCCAGCTGAACCATGGTGTCCATAGCACATTTGACTCAAGGCTGTGGTTGCAAGTCTTCTTCCATCCTGAATAAATGGCTAATGATATGTTGTCGATGGTTTCCACATTTAATCACATTTGGCTTCTTTTCTGTTGTCCTCCGATTCAGTCGGTATAGTGCATGATTTTATATTCTGGCTCCATTGCCATGGTGATGCATGTGACGATTAACATGGGGCTGTGTGCATACAGATTACTGCCCTGAAAGTGAGAGATGGTGACTGCGTGTGAACCTCAGCAAAGAGGATCATTCTTGTCTATTGCATTCTACAAATTAGAAATCGCATGCAAAACCTTCCCGACCTCATCACAGCTGCACAACTCAATCACACTTGTTTACATCCCGAATGTAATGGCTGTCCTGAAAATCACAACGCTTTCAAAATGTCCAACATTTTATATTAGTCGAAAGGACTACAAAAAGATTTTGACAGTACCTCTTCTTCAGTGTGCCCATGAAAGCGGTCATTACTCATAGCGTTTCCAGCTGTTGTTATTTTTGTCGCTCTGTGTTCAGAATTCATGTTTACTCCTGTGCTGCTGTAAATCTCCAACAGACAGCTTTCCTCTTACATCACATGCACTGGAGAATAGCATGGCACAGCCCAGTGGAATTACACAATAGTCCCATAGGTCATTTTGTACCTCTGACCTTTCTGGCAGGCAtgaccagaaagaaaaaaaaaagactcgcCTTTGACCTTTTCATGTGGCACTTCTTTGAAAGAATTTCAACTCGAAATGTTACTTCCTCTGGTGTCCCTGTAAAAGAAACAAATGTCAGGATCATTAGTGCAAAGGTACAGGATATCTTCTCAGTAGGGCATATGGCAGTGTCAGAAAATCTGTGCAGACTTTCCCTTCACAATTAAGTATGgcacatgaataaatgataaatatcaTGAGCAACATACTGTTTGACACAGTTGGGTTGTGGAGGCGACACAACAGGAAAGGACACAAACAAAAGGTAATGCTACTTACTGTGACTTAAATACTAAATCCTTATTTAAGAATGTGGCTTGCATGCAAGACAATAAAATGCTGATAACTTTGTGTGCCTTGGTTTTTCCAGGGTCGAGTTGATTCTTTTACAGATCCAAACTATTCATCGTCTAGAAGCATGCATGGCAGGGCTTAGACGAGAAGATCATCCAGCTTGGATTTTCTCACTAGGGTCTTTAAAGAGAGACATGATAATCCCATATACACAGTCACAAATGGCAAGAAGACCATGTGTCAGTGCCCTCCAAAAGAATACCTGTCAGCCTCGGCTGAGAACATGGTGACATACTTTCCTTCCAGGTGCATTCTGGGCCCTCACTCCAGATGATCCTCACCAACATACCCAAGAGCAAGATACTGTCGCCCTACTGAACCATTGCACTATTGAGACAACTGGCCACAAAATAAATAGTTGTCGAGTTGGAAAAAAGCACCAATAGTCACAAAATATGAATGTCTCGGAAACTAGGACACCCAGTTGAATGCACAGAATCGAAGTCCTAACTGCAAGGGATCAACAAAACTAGGCCAAGTCATTAAAGCACTTTCAATCACAACAGTACTGACAAATTCAGTTTATGTGGATATAAGTGCACCATTACATAGCCACATATTTAATACAGGTTATTGGATTACTGGACTAATATTGCATTGCACTTTTGGTATGCTTTGTTGTGGTGGCTAATTCCACTGGGATTAAATAAACACTGTTGTCcactgcagccaaagaggtgatACTACAGTTATCAGATAGGCATGACACAGTTTGATCGTGTTTCAAAGATTAGCCATTGATGTGACTTTACTTGACCCCTATTTGTCAAGACCGCGAGAGAAAAACTGGTGTCCAGCAAGCTACCTACAAGATTAAGCATCACCAAATAAAGTTAAAAGGTCCTTCCAGAACACTGCCCATGTCTGCCATCGACAGTCACAAATCAcctgcaaaataaaattaatgaatgatAATTAAGAAGGAACAACTACTGGCAAAGAACAGATGGGTCTGAATTCAGGCTCCACACAGTAGCTCCCACATCACAGCCAAGAGTTTTCTAATCTTTCTAATACTACAGCTTGAGAAGATTATTCCCTATCTCTCTTTCCCTCAAACACAAACAGAGTATTGACAGCTTCCTAATttgtttgctatctgggtgagAGTAGAGGATGTCAATAAAACAACACTAGGCTGAATAGATGGCAGGAGGCGCAAGTCTTCAGTTCAGCTGGCAGAGCAGGTCAAATGCCAATAGATTTCAAGGCATGAACTGCAGGAAAATATAAGGTTAAaataccaacaaaaaaaaaaatattgatagaaTGCATAAAATCAAACATTCAGAAAACATAAGTTTCTGGTGAAATAATACTACAaagattaaaaattattattattattattattatttaattttgtgattTCTCCAATATTTCTGctgctaaatataatataataataaaatacaaaagtccACTTTTCATAAGCATGTCAACAGACCTTGATCTCATTTAGCAGCTTACAACTCCCCCTGGTGGTCTGGACTAATACAACAtccacaacacaaacacaaaataatcatTTAGACTTAGAACCAAAAACAATACACTTATCACATGATCCCCGACACTGACCCTTGCTCCAtatt
This Carassius gibelio isolate Cgi1373 ecotype wild population from Czech Republic chromosome A23, carGib1.2-hapl.c, whole genome shotgun sequence DNA region includes the following protein-coding sequences:
- the LOC127945188 gene encoding leucine-rich repeat-containing protein 38-like — encoded protein: MFSCVRWFQPFLALLSSTLLSWGYNCPSSCLCPDHHTVDCTSQGLTRLPDSIPLDVRRLLLSNNWIPWIPSDFLVLYSDLVYLDLRNNSLTKLEPGTLCTSSRLVYLDLGSNNLTEIPSGTFGESHSLIKLRLGNNPYLNMVSKDAFAGLTSLRELELERNSLSGLDIEVLNQLPSLRVIRLEGNPWVCNCNFAKLFLWLLENRHKLPTGLEGMECSLPGDGRQVSLSVLSEDSFRECRGLLTLTDYLIVIFSGICISVAAIIASFFLASTIHCFQRLKSKRTDEEEAED